Proteins from a single region of Chryseobacterium sp. T16E-39:
- a CDS encoding toprim domain-containing protein yields the protein MNCKQFNTIPLEEVLLSLGHLPTKQNEKEAWYLNPFAIESQASFKLNKRINSWYLHSEGVGGNNTDFMKKYLNTSVNEVLDWAQKQNFSSFHQQQQIKKSEPDYRIDEIFDLQNPNLKQYLQGRGLSPKVYDYIKEVQFTIGNKKLYAIGFENLSGGFELRNAFYKGSLLKKDVSLIDLSINGQNKSNIQDRDVKGVAVFEGFLDALSFIELQKSFAGDILVMNSIALLNKSIEHLKNYPDIHLFLDNDNAGIKCRSEIIKFFPEAKDHSGIYSNHKDLNEFLIQRMKNNVPNIAGKLSEKFPEQEKQQVRDQEPEIKKSNGFKRKR from the coding sequence ATGAATTGCAAACAATTTAATACAATCCCGTTGGAAGAAGTCCTCCTTTCTCTCGGACACCTTCCCACGAAACAAAATGAAAAAGAAGCTTGGTATCTCAACCCCTTTGCCATCGAATCTCAAGCCTCTTTCAAATTGAATAAGAGAATTAATTCATGGTATCTTCATTCAGAAGGTGTCGGCGGGAATAACACCGACTTTATGAAAAAATATTTGAACACTTCTGTCAATGAAGTTCTGGACTGGGCGCAAAAACAAAATTTTTCTTCTTTTCATCAGCAACAACAGATTAAAAAGTCAGAACCAGATTACAGAATAGATGAAATATTCGATCTCCAGAATCCAAACCTGAAACAATATCTGCAGGGACGTGGATTAAGTCCTAAAGTATATGATTACATAAAAGAAGTACAATTTACCATCGGCAATAAGAAACTCTATGCCATTGGTTTTGAGAACTTATCTGGCGGTTTTGAATTGCGTAATGCTTTCTACAAAGGTTCATTGTTGAAAAAGGATGTTTCACTAATAGATCTCAGCATCAATGGTCAGAATAAATCAAATATTCAAGATAGAGACGTCAAAGGTGTAGCAGTTTTTGAAGGTTTTCTGGATGCCTTGTCTTTTATCGAATTGCAAAAGTCTTTTGCAGGAGATATTCTTGTGATGAATTCCATTGCTCTTTTAAACAAATCCATCGAACATCTGAAAAACTATCCTGATATCCATCTTTTTCTGGACAACGATAATGCCGGGATTAAATGCAGGTCTGAGATCATAAAATTCTTTCCGGAAGCAAAAGATCATTCCGGTATCTATTCCAACCATAAAGATCTCAACGAATTTTTGATACAGAGAATGAAAAATAATGTGCCAAATATTGCAGGGAAACTATCTGAAAAATTTCCAGAACAGGAAAAACAACAAGTGAGAGATCAGGAGCCGGAAATCAAAAAATCAAATGGTTTTAAAAGGAAACGCTGA
- a CDS encoding primase-helicase family protein: MSQKIPYIRVGTTYYKVIEKPLISGDKTSVLVRWNRETIVSDHGKSYVSNVPKFDGFCCIPEHLNYQQIVQGFYNIYNEIPFHPSSETEDLKSKMPFSLNFVAHIFGEQLEMGLDYLKILLQFPTQILPILCLVSKERATGKSTFIKWLREIFGLNMTYIKGDSFGSQFNSDWAAMLLVAIDEVFFDKKEITERLKYLSTTNKDKLEAKGKDREEIDFFAKFILCSNNEDNFIQIDENEIRFWILKINPIKTENTEFLNNLISEIPYFLRYLIERPFSTEKKTRMWFSADEIRTKALQKLVFKNNNKLESKIIELLYEFFESNADEEINVVPQDLLNMMNRMFRPTYWTRNDIRNLLKETWKLNPQNNGLTYIRYDIDFAGIFYQNNSVGRYFTIKKDFILNKHVEMLN; encoded by the coding sequence ATGAGCCAAAAAATTCCCTACATCCGAGTTGGAACCACCTATTATAAAGTGATAGAAAAGCCATTAATTTCTGGCGATAAAACTTCAGTTTTGGTTCGCTGGAATCGTGAAACAATTGTTAGTGATCACGGAAAAAGTTATGTTTCAAATGTTCCAAAATTTGATGGTTTCTGTTGCATTCCGGAGCATTTAAATTATCAACAAATCGTTCAAGGTTTCTATAATATTTACAATGAAATTCCATTTCATCCCTCATCTGAAACGGAGGATTTAAAATCTAAAATGCCATTTTCTTTGAATTTTGTAGCGCATATTTTCGGTGAACAACTGGAAATGGGTCTGGATTATTTGAAAATTCTCCTGCAATTTCCAACGCAAATTCTACCTATTTTATGTTTGGTATCCAAAGAAAGAGCAACCGGAAAATCAACTTTTATCAAGTGGCTGAGAGAGATTTTCGGATTGAATATGACTTACATCAAAGGAGATTCATTTGGAAGTCAATTCAACAGCGATTGGGCAGCAATGTTGTTGGTGGCAATCGATGAAGTTTTCTTTGATAAAAAAGAAATTACAGAAAGACTCAAGTATCTGTCTACGACCAATAAAGATAAGTTGGAAGCCAAAGGAAAAGACAGAGAAGAAATCGATTTTTTCGCCAAGTTTATTCTGTGTTCCAATAATGAGGATAATTTTATTCAAATTGATGAAAACGAAATTCGATTTTGGATTTTGAAAATCAATCCGATCAAAACGGAAAACACTGAGTTTTTGAATAATCTCATTTCCGAAATTCCCTATTTTCTTCGGTATTTAATCGAAAGACCATTTTCAACGGAAAAGAAAACACGAATGTGGTTTTCTGCCGATGAGATCAGAACAAAAGCACTCCAGAAATTAGTTTTCAAAAATAATAATAAGCTAGAATCTAAGATTATAGAATTGCTTTATGAGTTTTTTGAAAGCAACGCTGATGAAGAAATTAATGTCGTTCCGCAAGACTTGCTCAATATGATGAATAGAATGTTTCGCCCAACTTACTGGACAAGAAATGATATTCGAAATCTTTTAAAAGAAACTTGGAAATTAAATCCACAAAATAATGGTTTGACTTACATCAGATACGACATTGATTTTGCAGGAATATTTTATCAAAACAATTCAGTTGGTCGCTATTTCACCATAAAAAAGGATTTTATTCTTAATAAACATGTTGAAATGTTGAATTGA
- a CDS encoding helix-turn-helix domain-containing protein: MDSNDISFENLPRAVAHLVSEIAEIKFLVERKEPPIIPVKRIPIDIVEACQIIGKAKPTVYTLVRKRLIPCYKNGKKLYFFEDELLDWISKGKKKTLQEIQSEAEANFRKNSRKANVDSNQNLQR, from the coding sequence ATGGATAGCAATGACATTTCATTTGAAAACCTGCCAAGAGCAGTTGCGCATCTGGTTAGCGAAATAGCTGAAATTAAATTTCTTGTAGAAAGGAAAGAACCTCCGATAATTCCCGTAAAAAGAATTCCGATTGATATTGTAGAAGCTTGCCAAATTATCGGTAAGGCTAAACCTACAGTTTATACTCTTGTGCGGAAAAGATTGATTCCTTGTTATAAAAATGGCAAGAAACTCTACTTTTTTGAAGATGAACTATTGGATTGGATTTCTAAAGGAAAGAAAAAAACACTACAAGAAATCCAATCTGAAGCGGAAGCCAATTTTAGAAAAAATTCAAGAAAGGCAAATGTAGATTCTAACCAAAATCTACAAAGATGA
- a CDS encoding DUF2214 family protein, whose product MHLKYFEYIVIYLSVLLVCVIGGALARISFLGKGGDEYTANVVFWSITALSILFYALIILFLDGLIILFKKIFPKKGNSENSTEDLIPSENPENVREKQKQIIDENTPIYLLENSDENIVNQTTESVNLESIRKTQLQQKQQNESIKLQIALDYTRNQFALYVTDEDLDALCNAISLYSKKEGIPNDISVHTKELTNLDLYHFGWNIWNYFRPIKQEEISKLLKTIFVSLDDIDLDSIKSHLKDEPLKGNIKIQEDLTDYQKT is encoded by the coding sequence ATGCACTTGAAATATTTTGAATATATTGTCATCTACCTTTCCGTTCTATTAGTATGTGTGATAGGGGGAGCGTTAGCAAGAATTTCTTTTCTTGGAAAGGGTGGTGACGAATATACCGCAAATGTTGTATTTTGGTCAATCACAGCATTAAGTATATTATTTTATGCACTTATTATATTATTTCTCGATGGTCTAATTATCTTATTCAAAAAGATTTTTCCTAAAAAAGGCAATTCCGAAAATTCTACTGAAGATTTGATTCCATCTGAAAATCCTGAGAATGTAAGGGAAAAGCAAAAGCAAATAATTGATGAAAATACACCAATCTATTTACTCGAAAATTCGGATGAAAACATTGTGAATCAAACTACAGAATCCGTAAATCTGGAATCTATAAGAAAAACTCAACTCCAGCAAAAGCAACAGAATGAAAGTATAAAACTACAAATCGCTCTAGATTATACTCGGAATCAGTTTGCATTATATGTAACAGATGAAGATCTTGATGCACTTTGTAATGCCATAAGTTTATACTCAAAAAAAGAAGGGATTCCTAACGATATTTCTGTCCACACCAAAGAATTAACTAATCTAGACCTTTATCATTTCGGTTGGAATATTTGGAATTATTTTAGACCAATAAAACAGGAAGAAATTTCAAAATTATTAAAAACTATATTTGTTTCGCTTGATGATATTGATTTAGATAGTATCAAGTCACATTTGAAAGATGAACCTCTAAAAGGTAATATCAAAATTCAGGAAGACTTGACAGACTACCAAAAAACATAA
- a CDS encoding site-specific integrase — MKELLKTKVTVRLRKSEFRKEWFIYLESYPVMIPGKDKVQRIREYLNRSVTTVDFDKKRPARTTHESVSFKPKRDDNGIIVCKSENDRETMFYADSMRKLRQREYDNIELYSELDKIQVEQKEKSQENFVGYFDRLVNKRHKNNSESIQVNWYRSIEFLKDFGGEKIMFSQINTKFCEHFKSYLLTAKSGSNKEEIISQNTASTYFSVFKAALKQAFIDGYFTTDISAKIKAIPHEESRREYLTLDELNTLVETPCELEVLKRAALFSALTGLRHSDIQKLTWNEISIENDQAKINFTQKKTKGVEYMPMSKQALQLCGEVGLPNDLIFKNLTNPAWISRPLKKWIESAGITKKITFHNFRHTFATLQLSSGTDIYTVSKMLGHTNVKTTQVYAKVVDEKKNKASTAIQLKNL, encoded by the coding sequence ATGAAAGAGTTATTAAAAACCAAAGTTACCGTGCGATTGCGAAAATCCGAATTCCGAAAAGAATGGTTCATTTATTTGGAAAGTTATCCTGTGATGATTCCGGGTAAAGATAAAGTTCAAAGAATCCGGGAATATTTGAACCGAAGTGTCACAACCGTAGATTTTGATAAGAAAAGACCTGCAAGAACAACCCACGAATCCGTTTCATTTAAACCTAAAAGAGATGACAATGGTATTATCGTTTGCAAAAGCGAAAATGATCGGGAAACAATGTTCTATGCAGATTCTATGCGTAAATTACGTCAGAGAGAATATGACAATATTGAACTTTACAGCGAACTCGACAAAATTCAAGTAGAACAAAAAGAAAAATCGCAGGAGAATTTTGTGGGATATTTTGATCGATTGGTTAATAAAAGACATAAAAACAATTCCGAATCGATTCAGGTAAATTGGTATCGTTCGATAGAATTTCTAAAAGATTTTGGAGGCGAAAAAATTATGTTTTCGCAGATCAATACAAAATTCTGTGAACACTTTAAATCATATTTGTTGACTGCAAAAAGTGGCAGCAATAAGGAAGAGATTATTTCTCAAAATACGGCTTCGACTTATTTTTCCGTATTCAAAGCTGCGTTAAAACAAGCTTTTATTGATGGATATTTTACGACTGACATTTCTGCTAAAATAAAAGCGATTCCGCACGAGGAATCAAGACGAGAATATTTAACACTTGACGAACTTAATACTTTAGTTGAAACGCCGTGCGAACTTGAAGTTCTTAAACGAGCAGCACTTTTTTCAGCATTAACAGGTCTGCGACATTCCGATATTCAGAAACTAACGTGGAACGAGATAAGTATTGAAAACGATCAGGCAAAAATAAATTTCACACAAAAAAAGACAAAAGGTGTAGAATATATGCCTATGTCTAAACAAGCATTACAACTTTGTGGTGAAGTAGGTCTTCCAAATGATTTGATTTTTAAAAATCTGACTAATCCGGCTTGGATTTCACGACCACTCAAGAAGTGGATTGAAAGTGCTGGAATTACTAAAAAAATAACCTTTCATAATTTTAGACACACTTTTGCAACGCTTCAACTTTCGAGTGGAACTGATATTTACACAGTGAGTAAAATGCTAGGTCATACGAACGTAAAAACTACACAGGTTTACGCAAAAGTTGTTGATGAAAAGAAAAATAAAGCTTCGACCGCTATTCAACTAAAAAACTTATAA
- a CDS encoding helix-turn-helix transcriptional regulator codes for MGFSKLKIPRVCEQCSKPFEAKTVTTRFCTVSCANKSGKERKKQEKERVEKETLLKKYVNKIAEVQSREFLSVAEATVMFGISRDTIHRLIKRGTIKGVNFGVRLTRVKRSDLEDLFSAVEIPEEKEIIIEKPNFEVGNCYTISEISSKFYADPGTVTNLIKRNKIPTKKVGSFVYVPKNLIDKIFDGK; via the coding sequence ATGGGATTTAGTAAATTAAAAATACCAAGGGTATGTGAGCAGTGTTCAAAACCCTTTGAAGCAAAGACAGTTACGACTCGTTTTTGTACAGTTTCCTGCGCTAATAAATCGGGAAAAGAGCGCAAAAAGCAGGAAAAAGAAAGAGTGGAAAAAGAAACACTTTTGAAAAAGTATGTAAATAAAATTGCAGAAGTTCAATCTCGTGAATTTTTATCCGTTGCTGAAGCAACTGTAATGTTTGGAATATCGAGAGATACCATTCACAGATTAATAAAACGTGGAACAATAAAGGGAGTTAATTTTGGAGTAAGATTAACTCGTGTTAAGCGATCAGATTTGGAAGATTTATTTTCAGCAGTTGAAATACCGGAAGAAAAGGAAATAATAATTGAGAAACCCAATTTTGAAGTTGGTAATTGTTACACAATTTCCGAAATTAGTTCAAAATTCTACGCTGATCCAGGAACTGTAACGAACCTAATTAAAAGAAACAAAATTCCGACAAAGAAAGTTGGAAGTTTTGTGTATGTTCCTAAAAATTTAATTGATAAAATTTTTGACGGAAAATGA
- the dnaK gene encoding molecular chaperone DnaK, with translation MSKIIGIDLGTTNSCVAVMEGKDAVVIPNAEGKRTTPSIVAFTEDGERKVGDPAKRQAVTNPTKTVYSIKRFIGTHFKDDASEISRVPYNVVKGPNDTVKVKVDDREYTPQEISAMILQKMKKTAEDYLGQEVTRAVITVPAYFNDAQRQATKEAGEIAGLTVERIINEPTAAALAYGMDKAHKDQKIAVYDLGGGTFDVSILDLGDGVFEVLSTNGDTHLGGDDFDDVIINWMADEFKSEEGVDLKSDAIALQRLKEAAEKAKIELSSSAQTEINLPYITATATGPKHLVKTLTKAKFEQLSADLVRRSMEPCKKALSDAGLSISDIDEVILVGGSTRIPIIQEEVEKFFGKKPSKGVNPDEVVAIGAAIQGGVLTGDVKDVLLLDVTPLSLGIETMGSVFTKLIDANTTIPTKKSETFSTASDNQPAVSIRVGQGERPMFNDNKEIGRFDLADIPPAPRGVPQIEVTFDIDANGILSVSAKDKGTGKEQSIKIQASSGLSDEEIERMKKEAQENSAEDAKKKEEVEIFNKADGLIFQTEKQLKEFGDKLSADKKAAVEAAAAELKTAFESKNSADIKAKTEALDAAWMAASEEMYAAGQQGQGADAGAQNPGGNAGGEDVQDADFEEVK, from the coding sequence ATGAGTAAAATAATTGGAATTGACTTAGGAACGACCAACTCTTGTGTTGCAGTAATGGAAGGCAAAGATGCTGTCGTGATTCCTAATGCAGAAGGAAAGAGAACAACTCCTTCTATCGTGGCGTTTACAGAAGATGGTGAAAGAAAAGTAGGAGATCCTGCTAAAAGACAGGCGGTAACGAATCCAACAAAGACAGTATATTCTATCAAAAGATTTATTGGAACTCATTTCAAAGATGATGCTAGTGAAATTTCAAGAGTACCTTATAATGTAGTAAAAGGTCCAAATGACACTGTAAAAGTTAAAGTTGACGATAGAGAATATACACCACAGGAAATTTCTGCAATGATTCTTCAAAAAATGAAGAAAACTGCTGAAGATTATCTTGGACAGGAAGTAACAAGAGCGGTAATCACTGTTCCAGCTTACTTTAATGATGCACAAAGACAAGCTACTAAAGAAGCCGGAGAAATTGCAGGTCTTACGGTAGAAAGAATTATCAATGAGCCAACAGCTGCTGCTTTAGCATACGGTATGGATAAAGCTCATAAAGATCAAAAAATTGCAGTGTATGACCTTGGAGGTGGTACTTTTGACGTTTCTATCCTTGATTTAGGAGACGGAGTATTTGAAGTATTGTCTACAAATGGTGATACCCACCTTGGAGGGGATGACTTTGATGATGTGATCATCAACTGGATGGCAGATGAGTTCAAATCTGAAGAAGGAGTAGATTTAAAATCTGATGCAATTGCATTACAAAGATTGAAAGAAGCTGCTGAAAAAGCTAAAATTGAATTATCATCTTCAGCACAAACTGAGATTAACTTACCTTATATCACAGCTACAGCAACAGGTCCTAAACACTTAGTGAAGACTTTAACAAAAGCTAAATTTGAGCAGTTATCTGCAGATTTAGTAAGAAGATCAATGGAGCCTTGTAAAAAAGCACTTTCTGATGCAGGTCTTTCTATCTCTGATATCGATGAGGTAATCTTGGTAGGAGGTTCTACAAGAATCCCTATTATCCAGGAAGAAGTTGAAAAATTCTTTGGTAAAAAACCATCTAAAGGAGTAAACCCTGACGAAGTAGTAGCAATTGGTGCTGCAATCCAGGGAGGAGTTCTTACAGGAGACGTGAAAGATGTATTACTTCTTGACGTTACTCCACTTTCTTTAGGTATTGAAACAATGGGTTCTGTATTTACTAAATTAATTGATGCAAATACAACCATCCCAACTAAAAAATCTGAAACATTCTCTACAGCTTCTGATAACCAACCGGCAGTGAGCATTAGAGTAGGACAAGGTGAAAGACCAATGTTCAACGATAATAAAGAAATTGGAAGATTTGATCTTGCAGATATTCCACCAGCACCAAGAGGAGTTCCTCAGATCGAAGTAACTTTTGATATTGATGCTAATGGTATCCTTAGCGTTTCTGCTAAAGATAAAGGAACAGGTAAAGAGCAATCTATCAAGATTCAGGCGTCTTCAGGACTTTCTGACGAAGAAATCGAAAGAATGAAAAAAGAAGCGCAGGAAAATTCTGCAGAAGATGCTAAGAAAAAAGAAGAAGTTGAAATTTTCAACAAGGCTGACGGATTGATCTTCCAGACTGAGAAGCAACTGAAAGAATTTGGAGATAAACTTTCTGCAGATAAGAAAGCAGCGGTAGAAGCAGCAGCAGCTGAATTAAAAACAGCTTTCGAATCTAAAAATTCTGCTGATATCAAAGCTAAAACAGAAGCTTTAGATGCAGCTTGGATGGCAGCTTCAGAAGAAATGTATGCAGCAGGACAACAAGGTCAGGGTGCAGATGCAGGAGCTCAGAACCCTGGAGGTAATGCAGGAGGTGAAGATGTACAGGATGCAGACTTCGAAGAAGTCAAGTAA
- the ppk1 gene encoding polyphosphate kinase 1, with product MSIHFNPRDITWLAFNERVLQEAMDENVPLHLRIRFLGIFSNNLDEFFRVRVAGLKRAMDFKEKVIAESFYQPPSKILQRITEIVIKQQQNFDKTWKKIQNEMADHKVFIKNAKNLTVLQKEFVRKYFDEVVESNVIPILLHENTSMPYLRDKSLYLGVAMRKKDWQYQSNYAIIEIPSRFVGRFVLLPTEDPMEKNVMLLEDVITFNLPHIFSYFGYDEFAANAFKVTKDAEMDLDNDIRTNFAEKIEKGLKNRRKGKPTRFVFDKDMDKALLEMLIRKLNLTKKDSIIPGGKIHNFKHFMDFPDVFEAFARPVERTSFTHPAFEHNERVTDVILKNDVLLTFPYHKYNPVIDLLREAAMDPDVKSIQITAYRLASSSKIINALIYAARNGKEVTVMLELQARFDEESNLEWKEMLEPEGINVLIGIPDKKVHAKLCVIKKRAHNKTIQYGFISTGNFNEKTARIYGDHLLMTSDRGVMADINKVFNVLKKPKEDYLSILKTCKSLMVCPQFMREKIVHHIDKEIDEAKAGRRAEIIVKANSVSDRALITKLYDAASAGVVVRTIVRGIYCVVNQKDFKEKIKGVSIVDEYLEHARVMYFYNKGAEDMYISSADWMTRNLDYRIEAAVKITNKDLKKELKDILDIQLKDNVKARILDKGLSNEYVRNGKEDCRSQIETYKYLKAKTKTK from the coding sequence ATGTCGATACACTTTAATCCGAGGGATATTACCTGGCTGGCGTTTAATGAAAGGGTTTTACAGGAAGCAATGGACGAGAATGTACCCTTGCACTTAAGGATACGTTTTCTTGGAATTTTCTCCAATAATTTAGATGAATTTTTCAGGGTACGTGTTGCCGGATTAAAGCGTGCTATGGATTTTAAGGAAAAGGTCATTGCAGAATCTTTTTATCAACCACCATCTAAAATCTTGCAGCGGATCACCGAAATCGTAATCAAACAACAGCAGAACTTTGACAAAACCTGGAAAAAGATTCAGAACGAAATGGCTGATCATAAGGTTTTCATTAAAAATGCGAAAAACTTAACTGTACTACAAAAAGAATTTGTTCGAAAATATTTTGATGAAGTTGTAGAATCCAATGTGATCCCTATTCTTCTCCATGAGAATACTTCAATGCCATATCTAAGAGATAAGAGTCTTTATCTGGGTGTGGCTATGAGAAAAAAAGACTGGCAATATCAAAGTAATTACGCTATAATAGAAATTCCATCCCGCTTTGTAGGGAGATTTGTCCTTCTGCCGACAGAAGATCCTATGGAAAAAAATGTGATGCTGTTGGAGGATGTTATTACCTTTAATTTACCGCACATTTTTTCTTATTTCGGATATGACGAATTTGCTGCAAATGCATTTAAAGTAACTAAGGATGCTGAAATGGATTTGGATAACGATATCAGAACCAATTTTGCAGAAAAAATAGAAAAGGGCCTTAAAAATAGAAGAAAAGGAAAGCCAACAAGATTCGTTTTTGATAAAGATATGGATAAAGCACTATTGGAAATGCTGATCCGCAAACTTAATCTGACAAAAAAAGACAGTATAATCCCTGGAGGAAAAATACATAATTTCAAACATTTCATGGATTTTCCAGATGTTTTTGAAGCATTTGCCAGACCCGTAGAACGGACTTCTTTTACACATCCTGCTTTTGAACATAATGAAAGAGTAACGGATGTTATTCTAAAAAATGATGTCTTACTTACTTTTCCTTATCATAAATACAACCCAGTTATAGATCTTCTTCGTGAAGCTGCTATGGATCCTGATGTAAAGTCTATACAGATCACAGCATACCGTTTAGCCAGCAGCTCCAAAATTATCAATGCGCTGATCTATGCAGCAAGAAATGGCAAGGAAGTTACTGTAATGCTTGAGCTTCAGGCAAGATTCGATGAAGAGTCCAATCTTGAATGGAAAGAAATGCTGGAGCCAGAAGGAATCAATGTTTTAATAGGAATTCCCGACAAAAAAGTTCACGCCAAACTTTGTGTTATTAAGAAGAGAGCTCACAATAAAACCATTCAATACGGTTTTATAAGCACTGGAAATTTTAACGAAAAAACGGCAAGAATTTATGGAGACCATCTTTTAATGACTTCAGACAGAGGAGTGATGGCTGACATCAATAAAGTATTTAATGTTCTCAAGAAGCCAAAAGAAGATTACTTGTCTATTTTGAAAACTTGTAAAAGCCTAATGGTTTGCCCCCAGTTCATGCGCGAAAAAATTGTGCACCATATTGACAAGGAAATTGATGAGGCAAAAGCAGGAAGAAGAGCTGAAATCATTGTTAAAGCCAATTCTGTAAGTGACCGTGCTTTGATTACAAAATTATACGATGCTGCTTCAGCAGGAGTTGTTGTAAGAACTATAGTAAGAGGAATCTATTGCGTAGTCAATCAAAAAGATTTTAAAGAAAAGATAAAAGGAGTAAGTATCGTAGACGAATACCTTGAGCACGCCCGGGTAATGTATTTTTACAATAAAGGAGCCGAGGATATGTATATTTCATCTGCTGACTGGATGACCAGAAACCTGGATTATAGAATTGAGGCTGCAGTGAAGATCACCAATAAGGATTTAAAAAAAGAATTGAAAGATATCCTTGATATACAATTGAAAGACAATGTAAAAGCCAGAATTTTAGATAAAGGATTAAGCAATGAGTATGTCAGGAATGGTAAAGAGGATTGTCGTTCTCAAATCGAAACTTATAAATATTTAAAAGCCAAAACAAAAACCAAATGA
- a CDS encoding exopolyphosphatase: MKIAAIDIGSNAARLLINEVKINGKQPEFIKLNLLRIPLRLGMDVFTLGEIGPEREKMVIDSMRIFSDLMKIYKVDHYRACATSAMRDATNGQDIIEQVKKTSGINIEIISGDEEATLVYENHVAEGLDKDFAYLYIDVGGGSTELTFYENDKMVYEKSFNIGTIRLLNNLVTADNWYEMKQEVKKNIISKKPIVAIGSGGNINKVFSMSKTKDGKPMSLAHLKKVHKEFDELSVDERMTKHNLREDRADVLAHALKIFNSVMAWSDINRIFVPKISVADGLIHNIYSKLHEKK; encoded by the coding sequence ATGAAGATCGCAGCAATAGATATAGGAAGTAACGCAGCCAGACTTTTAATCAATGAAGTTAAAATTAATGGCAAACAACCTGAATTTATAAAACTCAATCTTTTGAGAATCCCTTTACGACTAGGTATGGATGTGTTTACTCTTGGTGAAATCGGTCCGGAAAGGGAGAAAATGGTCATTGACTCGATGAGAATTTTCAGTGACCTGATGAAGATTTACAAAGTAGATCATTACAGGGCTTGCGCTACCAGTGCAATGCGTGATGCTACCAACGGACAGGATATTATTGAACAGGTAAAAAAAACATCGGGAATCAATATAGAGATCATTTCAGGAGATGAAGAAGCTACCTTGGTGTACGAAAATCATGTAGCAGAAGGCCTTGATAAAGATTTCGCCTATTTATATATTGATGTCGGCGGAGGTTCTACCGAGCTTACTTTCTATGAAAATGACAAAATGGTATATGAAAAATCTTTTAATATCGGAACGATCCGTTTATTAAATAACCTTGTCACTGCAGACAACTGGTATGAAATGAAGCAGGAAGTAAAGAAAAATATTATCAGTAAAAAACCTATTGTTGCTATTGGGTCTGGAGGAAATATTAATAAAGTATTTTCAATGAGCAAAACGAAGGACGGAAAACCAATGTCCCTGGCACATTTAAAAAAGGTGCATAAAGAATTTGATGAACTAAGCGTAGATGAAAGAATGACCAAGCATAACCTTAGAGAAGACCGGGCAGATGTTTTAGCACATGCCTTAAAAATATTCAATAGTGTGATGGCCTGGTCCGATATCAACCGGATATTTGTTCCGAAAATTTCTGTAGCCGACGGGCTTATTCACAATATATACAGTAAATTACACGAAAAAAAATAA
- a CDS encoding NAD-dependent epimerase/dehydratase family protein, protein MSLNPIKIILTGATGMVGEGVLMECLENPSVSEILSVSRKPSGKKHAKLKEYIVSDFMQIDLDDENLKGYDACFFCAGISSVGMNEEDYTKITYDNTLHFANVVLNQNQEMVFNYVSGAHTDSTESGKVMWARVKGKTENTLKKLGFKAAYNFRPGFMKPVEGQVNVKWFFKPFIWLFPVLLPSQSLTLHQVGKAMINVVQRGYPTSALEIRDIKKLAI, encoded by the coding sequence ATGAGTCTAAACCCAATTAAAATAATTCTGACAGGAGCTACAGGAATGGTAGGAGAAGGTGTGCTGATGGAATGTCTTGAAAACCCTTCTGTTTCTGAAATTTTAAGTGTGAGTAGAAAGCCGTCAGGAAAGAAACATGCTAAATTAAAAGAATATATTGTTTCTGATTTTATGCAAATCGACTTAGATGATGAAAATTTAAAAGGTTATGATGCCTGTTTTTTCTGTGCCGGAATAAGCAGCGTAGGTATGAATGAAGAAGATTATACTAAAATAACTTACGACAACACCTTACATTTTGCTAATGTGGTTCTGAATCAAAACCAGGAAATGGTTTTTAACTATGTTTCCGGTGCACATACGGACAGTACAGAAAGTGGAAAGGTAATGTGGGCCCGTGTAAAAGGGAAAACTGAAAATACTTTAAAAAAATTAGGTTTCAAAGCTGCTTATAACTTTCGACCTGGATTTATGAAACCTGTAGAGGGCCAGGTGAATGTAAAATGGTTTTTTAAACCATTTATCTGGTTATTTCCTGTTTTATTGCCTTCTCAATCTTTAACACTACACCAGGTGGGAAAAGCAATGATCAATGTAGTACAAAGAGGTTACCCAACATCAGCCTTAGAAATTCGAGACATTAAAAAACTTGCCATATGA